A window from Paludisphaera rhizosphaerae encodes these proteins:
- a CDS encoding peptidoglycan-binding protein yields MPLFDGLTLRRGDNDRPDPGDATRAPRYEGRGNHGKPPGTTFVADLQQLLHELGFGFIKPAANGEFDGRYGPATEMAVREFQIYAASEFVAEVHPQSKQGTARPFDALRGRQLAEPDRYIASGQPRPATGVVNAETARLLEFWRDNQLRCPVVVAAFRITGSFRNARRTGDPFPNALNLWRFDDLRDRTPRVYARDFTADFRPLGDARMAARVEILAPGLTRLRFGTDATGDTAELDFGPATTAAQVNALLLPRVGIEPADQAQLEVIGPDGGPWDVRFAGAAENRNATDLRNIAAADPASLLVFLAPAWEEIGEFAPYESLGGPRSHPKFHLLQAELMPESFTGETAVAIDVSPEKRSTYRVLRAVAEAECVGYFDSVNAYDPGVVSVGPCHWIFALGQSGGGAAAGELAGFAAYYQKKAPDEFRDLFTRFGLGVDRAWGADGADLFASELRTYSNVWWTRPAEAGNPTSVPRTLAEVNYYRSWHWFYRWVMAGRTRDIYRRAMYDMARFRIRDLRSASFRDAPGLPKQFRNPASPNPAELRAATLGEVFNSEAAVALLLRWHINQPGRVLRRGNASRRVENVIAAAGLLNSPTTVGPWNDADQERLIAALFDAIVSSGPHLSPTLPNVTTRVDADKDRGWPRYPGRGNLGFELRPHPPGPDPAGDPQLAALQSIARDPLLRGDARFEYHDPAAVTGPALPDPFHNLNPSETFQLIPTGTAPPGAAKPNQKFGLALIGPLSETGECQVQAIALTALDLGGLVTLDEAEDDAGATAPPVKLPDRVFGFAIPVVSPASVNVAAGDEPDGDQDALHVANFAKSGGPLPLANDGRLTARRLTAPGDLEGKSFELDLQRVLGASHFTDELGVKLSASLVVDEVRPNGPDLAVAAHLDVVLDHKLLPRPLRWSFATSTGDLDEPAGRTPPWLRFALAPGDAEEAALEFRSGALFEQKPDRLSPLEYGLPLVLELIGSGADNGISAALRLTIGQDGTLRPELTTTLKGEIGIDLGSPLARLALATGTGALTLHYTPEQGLTLDLPEDVSARLRLDLFDVFQGSKAVVNNVWSASGADSDWLVDLKARALSAGARPRAIRWTGGYPELTLALVRELFDGVEPPDVATGRRLRSLSGRVLGAALPTSVTFDKCGDGQATSFAVEGGEARLRACMRVHVAGEGEGELLAADGTFVFTMPGDDGGRLRFRPGALRCTAETLVRTGEAAGSRFGNAMVSLHVPVGTAFRLVCDPRAPSITWDRAESRKTTPQPISVRVPGSDAVAADRPEALRFTFDLEEFRLHSAGIDLKGSARAEGVDLGAGTDTGFEGAVAVRSPEKSGDDPGRPPVVGEIAFKDSRLVAGSLQASATLRYFDDAVGTLRINLSQDDATGTLDCAGTLDIAGVSEFRVAALFALFRLTAFSLGIAFKGGKWSSRARLTGRIEFTPPVGRSAREVRELSDLFGGVAVDFEDLDLLHLSAARIRLDFPPKRFSFADVLNVELRALTIAPGNEYELEGDITLSNLPGVDSSLTLSGITITPGEHGFGPPDFRVGRIAASFDVPGGFRLDGELEFVELENETGFVGGFAITTESLPRMSGIVKLTRVRALNGDMVPSMAVFVEADFDAALFAGFFLRSLGVGIGVYQALRGLEPSNLPLPQKVVALVDNPRGLPEPRQVESWVPARPANRRGPLKWMLVGSGLITYSKLERDQPHPFAGSILLAIDQDLQIIAGVNLWLFTSPDETRDPAFIQRPVGRGALGISVRERRVFAMFRTLPRPKLGGSTPKLLGEVLSRVETTMLFSADPDGLLLEVGWPWQTKIGPYRLGPFEGELTAGFRFGLYRGVTTFGLNYAIAVQLRAQAEWGFDVGFGSARATIGIEGSGLFRASFAGAIDTQFRTFLVGDVRLATTVRLFAAAEASFRIKISRWLKISKTIRFRRTLDLAINAALTAALDSQANVGFRGEAEIAVSISGYRLAGRVAFEHEPGQIEEIRQRITELLPPRLLGGVSFALAAATIEAATDWQYRFQRLARADGQKVIRVLLFPQPGLEYPAPKSADDTERFDVPLTDGHPEFLGFVGSRADGVSVNGSIRWTEDLKHRADQIAFDEHDPNRRPQEILVADLLGIVEVPPGGNASSQNRFDSTLQTEVADERATRPGAATTDDETAGLEPAGGPVSPNLSRTDSDYDTALTEAWKRDSRPPDSPPRVVPTPLDFAKLEGRTRDLRETPVIFRADSGDANVTAVHAMLSTLLQLPAGTVAPPFEVAELRLDRPAEATAETDELTARYRAVWGLTNPVPPGGARIWLVALDEDGTRQALILRRRESEVVEVTPIEEVEEQGGRLSSGLILAELLELLGDGRLSGGVDFQPDDSVPRVPGELDEPYRIAPYLRLVLEFAEFPDTDERLRVADPVPLLIKLQEDSGAPVPMTLGGDGDRRLVSVLGPRGQLSAPPEYDIFPGPVYQSAQQIGLTWRFLREDAADVRRTVTDDGDGDGDGDGDDAFLPYQELEKFVVTRTNLSRPADRPRAVEILPVWLVAGSNGETLVKPQLQFVDDDLRGVQENDLLQYRVEARATDRLLTSFLLNVQRRTLAPLESVGQALALHWIDSEPPHRKGRVEIVVAAVPARTQAETERPDFLKDQLRVLYRRVPATTVGAYGFETRPPVQTRLVRGVPSRAADDAFPDVRFAESESTRTVPWAEVQALSDGFALTWEPVRIRRRDPRSGDFPEVTAGYRVFLDEEALRAALGEVPGEALELYVGREVPATRISPLQRSPLTRCRHAVTPLNRETPNVPDTERDAQFVLEANRGNPVEALEWLPAEERAREFLPATAIRAVAEYPALPDDDAEEADAPRVAVEWAHDARRRGRATEADDLAFDPVIGYRIHRVDHHDPALLVGMVPEADADFPAPARAVSVVPEAYYRSQPDTVAVIGLRTFEPSAELAPGAPTRPAELDELVTRLTGDGVGAAPPIPLTPRADWVAMPSPGWVDPTLRADTPPASQALGDAFAGGPRESNLGPVWLHKALRLGTEILRDSLSQRLGDAVEVELRFTRPLPDWSLIPREGNPAARARLDSLVADLGTEVDPYGWLTAEALGRSCECRFRTPDDDRPVRAEQAMAAFASEADRDIDLAVVGGAAVTAPLRAVLRVVSFVGEDERTPLDVLRLVVRQPIALTDPSVSLGLARQLRLVDHDADVAGTALDSIPADDLTRFRDEVNRRLGLLGTAPAVVLRRETRGDLARGGPQPVGRPADAADANPAGPASGTITLPIDAQGRIRLDLSVPDTWAHLYRIAVEPVRRYDQVRAMLGLAAHPADPTDEPLRPETIPAESWTEVPIDRTRELVAHNIIATPLPGSVQALVFRHPAAFASTANAASKAYGQYSSQVVVFERRIEPALATRLDLFAAQIPARVETGFSWDAYRAWLRANDLDHASDDPAHDPDGPVFVARPGEALEDLLLKPVAGTEVGIYGADRYVAPDLPGYYEYRAAASSTAGRRRSPPARTGWVAPLYDELRQRPKTVGARASYELANPSTFSIELLLIHPLFHMREALRRLWVGADARVSVDAEGVPLGLLPDLALSYQVFVWENFNPKDDPADAPAPVYVPLARVLPPTLTNALWFQSESQFPGLTIAADAGGFTPTLQPDAGDAAHVGELRLRLEFRRSGPASEGLLAMLRDAALRKPPVDFATLFPINVERNGVRSDLVPPPPSAS; encoded by the coding sequence GTGCCTCTCTTCGACGGGCTAACCCTGCGGCGCGGCGACAACGACCGACCCGACCCCGGCGACGCGACGAGAGCGCCGCGCTACGAGGGGCGCGGCAACCACGGGAAGCCGCCGGGGACGACGTTCGTCGCCGATCTTCAGCAACTCCTCCACGAGTTGGGCTTCGGCTTCATTAAGCCGGCCGCCAACGGCGAATTCGACGGTCGCTACGGACCGGCCACCGAGATGGCCGTCCGCGAGTTCCAGATCTATGCCGCCTCCGAGTTCGTCGCCGAGGTCCATCCCCAGAGCAAGCAGGGGACGGCCCGCCCCTTCGACGCGCTCCGCGGACGCCAGTTGGCCGAGCCCGATCGCTACATTGCCTCGGGCCAACCTCGTCCCGCCACCGGCGTCGTGAATGCGGAGACGGCGCGGCTGTTGGAGTTCTGGCGGGACAACCAACTCCGCTGCCCGGTCGTCGTCGCGGCATTCCGGATCACTGGCTCGTTCCGCAACGCTCGCCGGACGGGCGACCCGTTCCCCAACGCTCTGAACCTATGGCGATTTGATGACCTTCGGGACCGCACGCCGCGGGTCTACGCCCGGGACTTCACGGCCGATTTCCGGCCCCTGGGCGACGCTCGCATGGCGGCGCGGGTTGAGATTCTCGCCCCGGGCCTGACGCGCCTGCGGTTCGGCACGGATGCCACCGGCGACACGGCTGAGCTCGACTTCGGTCCCGCGACGACGGCGGCGCAGGTGAACGCGCTGCTCCTGCCGCGAGTCGGCATCGAGCCGGCCGATCAAGCGCAATTGGAGGTGATCGGCCCCGACGGCGGGCCGTGGGACGTCCGCTTCGCCGGGGCGGCCGAGAACCGGAACGCGACCGACCTGAGGAACATCGCGGCCGCCGACCCGGCGAGCCTGTTGGTTTTCCTCGCCCCGGCCTGGGAGGAGATCGGCGAGTTCGCGCCGTACGAGTCGCTGGGCGGGCCGCGGTCGCACCCCAAGTTCCACCTGCTCCAGGCCGAGCTGATGCCGGAAAGCTTCACCGGGGAGACCGCCGTGGCGATCGACGTGTCGCCCGAAAAGCGCTCGACGTACCGCGTCCTCCGGGCGGTCGCCGAGGCGGAGTGCGTCGGCTACTTCGACAGCGTCAACGCGTACGACCCCGGGGTCGTCTCGGTCGGCCCGTGCCACTGGATCTTCGCCCTCGGTCAGTCCGGGGGAGGCGCCGCGGCGGGCGAGTTGGCCGGCTTCGCGGCCTACTATCAGAAGAAGGCTCCGGACGAGTTCCGCGACCTGTTTACCCGCTTCGGCCTTGGGGTGGATCGGGCGTGGGGGGCCGATGGGGCCGACCTGTTCGCCTCGGAGCTGCGGACCTACTCGAACGTCTGGTGGACGCGGCCCGCCGAGGCGGGCAACCCGACCTCCGTGCCACGGACCCTCGCGGAGGTGAATTACTATCGATCCTGGCACTGGTTCTACCGCTGGGTGATGGCCGGCAGGACGCGGGACATCTATCGAAGGGCGATGTATGACATGGCCCGCTTCAGGATTCGCGATCTGCGTTCGGCCTCTTTCCGTGATGCGCCCGGCCTGCCGAAACAATTCAGAAATCCGGCCAGTCCGAACCCGGCCGAGCTTCGGGCCGCGACACTCGGAGAGGTCTTCAACTCGGAGGCGGCCGTCGCCTTGCTGCTGCGTTGGCATATCAACCAGCCTGGCCGCGTGCTGCGGAGAGGGAACGCCTCTCGGCGAGTCGAAAACGTCATAGCTGCTGCTGGGCTCCTAAATTCTCCCACCACGGTCGGTCCGTGGAACGATGCGGACCAGGAGCGACTCATTGCGGCGTTGTTCGATGCGATCGTCTCCAGCGGTCCCCACCTTTCGCCGACACTGCCGAACGTGACCACTCGGGTCGACGCCGACAAAGATCGAGGGTGGCCGCGTTACCCCGGAAGGGGCAATCTAGGATTTGAATTGCGACCGCACCCTCCCGGACCTGATCCAGCCGGCGATCCGCAGCTCGCCGCCCTTCAGAGCATTGCACGCGATCCTCTCCTGCGGGGTGACGCGAGGTTCGAGTACCATGACCCCGCCGCAGTGACGGGCCCGGCGCTTCCTGACCCGTTCCATAACCTGAATCCGTCGGAGACATTCCAGCTCATCCCAACTGGCACCGCGCCCCCAGGGGCGGCCAAGCCGAACCAGAAATTCGGCCTGGCCCTGATCGGTCCGCTCAGCGAGACCGGCGAGTGCCAGGTCCAGGCCATCGCCCTGACCGCGCTGGACCTCGGCGGTCTGGTGACCCTCGACGAGGCCGAGGACGACGCGGGAGCGACCGCCCCCCCGGTGAAGCTCCCGGATCGGGTCTTCGGGTTCGCGATCCCGGTCGTCTCCCCAGCGTCGGTGAACGTCGCGGCCGGCGACGAGCCAGACGGCGATCAGGACGCCCTGCACGTCGCCAACTTCGCCAAATCCGGAGGCCCGCTCCCCCTGGCGAACGACGGTCGCCTCACCGCGAGGCGGCTGACAGCCCCCGGCGACCTGGAGGGGAAGTCGTTCGAACTGGATCTGCAGCGCGTGCTCGGCGCGTCGCATTTCACGGACGAATTGGGCGTGAAGCTTAGCGCCAGCCTCGTCGTGGACGAGGTCCGGCCGAACGGTCCCGACCTCGCGGTCGCGGCGCATCTCGACGTGGTGCTCGACCACAAGCTTCTGCCCCGCCCGCTCCGTTGGTCGTTCGCCACCTCCACCGGCGACCTCGACGAGCCTGCCGGTCGGACCCCGCCCTGGCTCCGATTCGCCCTGGCGCCCGGAGACGCCGAGGAGGCGGCGCTGGAATTCCGATCGGGCGCGCTCTTCGAGCAGAAGCCCGACCGCCTTTCGCCCCTGGAATACGGCCTCCCCTTGGTGCTGGAGCTGATCGGGAGCGGAGCCGACAACGGGATCTCGGCGGCGCTTCGGCTGACGATCGGGCAAGACGGCACGCTCCGGCCCGAGCTGACGACCACGTTGAAGGGGGAGATCGGCATCGACCTCGGCTCGCCCCTGGCTCGACTCGCGCTCGCCACCGGAACTGGCGCGCTGACGCTCCATTACACGCCGGAGCAAGGGCTGACGTTGGACTTGCCCGAGGACGTCTCGGCGCGCCTGCGGCTCGACCTCTTCGACGTCTTCCAGGGTTCCAAGGCGGTCGTCAACAATGTCTGGTCCGCCTCGGGCGCGGACTCGGATTGGCTGGTGGACCTGAAGGCCCGCGCCCTCTCCGCCGGCGCGCGACCTCGGGCGATCCGATGGACCGGCGGCTATCCGGAGCTGACTCTTGCCCTCGTCCGGGAGCTCTTCGACGGCGTGGAGCCGCCGGACGTCGCCACCGGCCGGCGGCTCCGGTCGCTCTCGGGCCGCGTGCTGGGGGCGGCCCTGCCGACCTCGGTGACGTTCGACAAGTGCGGCGACGGCCAAGCGACCAGTTTCGCCGTCGAGGGGGGCGAGGCGCGGCTGCGGGCCTGCATGCGGGTGCACGTGGCCGGCGAGGGGGAAGGTGAGCTGCTCGCGGCGGACGGCACGTTCGTCTTCACCATGCCCGGGGATGACGGCGGCCGACTGCGGTTCCGGCCCGGTGCGCTTCGCTGCACGGCCGAGACGCTGGTGCGTACGGGCGAGGCGGCGGGCTCGCGGTTCGGCAACGCGATGGTCTCTCTGCACGTGCCCGTGGGGACGGCCTTCCGGCTCGTCTGCGACCCGAGGGCGCCCAGCATCACCTGGGATCGGGCTGAGTCGCGCAAGACCACGCCGCAGCCGATCTCGGTCCGGGTCCCTGGCTCCGACGCCGTCGCGGCCGATCGGCCCGAGGCCCTTCGGTTCACGTTCGACCTGGAGGAGTTCCGGCTCCACTCCGCCGGGATCGACCTGAAAGGGTCGGCGAGGGCCGAGGGCGTCGACTTGGGGGCCGGCACCGACACGGGATTCGAGGGGGCAGTCGCGGTTCGATCGCCCGAGAAGTCCGGCGACGACCCTGGGCGTCCGCCCGTCGTCGGCGAGATCGCCTTCAAGGACAGCCGGCTTGTCGCGGGCAGCCTCCAGGCGTCGGCGACGTTGCGCTACTTCGACGACGCCGTGGGGACGCTCCGCATCAACCTGTCGCAGGACGACGCGACCGGGACGCTCGATTGCGCCGGCACGCTCGACATCGCGGGGGTGAGCGAGTTCCGCGTGGCCGCTCTGTTCGCGCTTTTTCGTCTGACGGCGTTCAGCCTGGGCATCGCGTTCAAGGGCGGCAAGTGGAGCAGCCGCGCCCGGCTCACCGGCCGGATCGAGTTCACGCCTCCGGTGGGGCGGTCGGCGCGCGAGGTGCGCGAGCTGTCCGACCTGTTCGGCGGCGTGGCAGTCGATTTCGAGGACCTGGACCTGCTCCATCTCAGCGCCGCCCGGATTCGGCTCGACTTCCCGCCGAAACGGTTCTCGTTCGCCGACGTCCTGAACGTCGAGCTGCGGGCGCTGACGATCGCGCCGGGGAACGAGTACGAACTGGAAGGGGACATCACGCTGTCGAATCTGCCGGGCGTCGATTCCTCGCTGACGCTCAGCGGGATCACGATCACGCCGGGCGAGCACGGCTTTGGCCCGCCGGACTTCCGGGTCGGCAGGATCGCGGCGAGCTTTGACGTCCCCGGCGGGTTTCGCCTCGACGGCGAGTTGGAATTCGTCGAGCTGGAGAACGAGACCGGTTTCGTGGGCGGTTTCGCCATCACGACGGAGTCGCTGCCGCGCATGAGCGGCATCGTCAAGCTCACGCGGGTGCGTGCCCTCAATGGGGACATGGTCCCGTCGATGGCGGTGTTCGTGGAGGCCGACTTCGACGCGGCCCTCTTCGCCGGGTTCTTCCTCCGGTCGCTGGGGGTCGGCATCGGCGTGTACCAGGCGCTGCGGGGGCTGGAGCCCTCGAACCTGCCGCTGCCCCAGAAGGTCGTGGCGCTGGTGGACAACCCCCGAGGCCTACCCGAGCCTCGGCAGGTCGAGTCGTGGGTGCCGGCGCGGCCCGCCAACCGGCGCGGTCCGCTCAAGTGGATGCTCGTCGGCTCTGGGCTGATCACCTACAGCAAGCTGGAGCGCGACCAGCCCCACCCGTTCGCCGGCAGTATTCTGCTGGCGATCGACCAGGATCTGCAGATCATCGCCGGGGTGAACCTCTGGCTGTTCACGTCGCCCGACGAGACGCGCGACCCGGCCTTCATCCAGCGGCCGGTGGGTCGGGGAGCCCTGGGGATCTCGGTGCGCGAGCGCCGCGTCTTCGCCATGTTCCGGACGCTCCCGAGGCCCAAGCTCGGGGGGAGCACGCCGAAGCTCCTGGGCGAAGTGCTGTCGCGCGTCGAGACCACCATGCTCTTCTCGGCCGACCCGGACGGCCTGCTGCTGGAGGTCGGCTGGCCCTGGCAGACGAAGATCGGCCCGTACCGGCTCGGGCCCTTCGAGGGGGAATTGACCGCGGGCTTCCGCTTCGGGCTGTACCGGGGCGTCACGACCTTCGGCCTGAACTACGCCATCGCGGTGCAGCTCCGCGCGCAGGCCGAGTGGGGGTTTGACGTCGGGTTCGGCTCGGCCCGCGCAACCATCGGCATTGAGGGCTCGGGCCTCTTTCGCGCCTCGTTCGCCGGGGCGATCGACACCCAGTTCCGGACGTTCCTCGTAGGGGACGTCCGGCTGGCGACGACCGTGAGGCTGTTTGCGGCGGCTGAGGCCAGTTTCCGCATCAAGATCAGCCGCTGGCTGAAGATCTCCAAGACGATCCGCTTCCGGCGCACGCTCGATCTGGCGATCAACGCGGCGCTGACGGCCGCGCTCGACAGCCAGGCGAACGTCGGCTTCCGGGGCGAGGCGGAGATCGCCGTCTCGATCAGCGGCTACCGGCTGGCGGGCCGCGTCGCTTTCGAGCACGAGCCCGGCCAGATCGAGGAGATCCGCCAGAGGATCACCGAGCTGCTCCCGCCTCGCCTCCTCGGGGGAGTTTCCTTCGCGCTGGCCGCCGCGACGATCGAGGCGGCGACCGACTGGCAATACCGCTTCCAACGGCTCGCGCGGGCCGACGGCCAAAAGGTCATCCGGGTCCTCCTCTTCCCGCAGCCGGGCCTCGAATACCCGGCCCCGAAATCGGCCGACGACACCGAGCGGTTTGACGTACCCCTAACTGACGGCCACCCGGAGTTCCTCGGCTTCGTCGGCTCCAGAGCCGACGGCGTCTCGGTGAACGGGTCAATCCGATGGACGGAGGATCTCAAGCACCGCGCCGATCAAATCGCCTTTGACGAGCACGACCCGAACAGGCGACCCCAGGAGATCTTAGTGGCCGACCTGCTGGGCATCGTGGAAGTGCCGCCAGGTGGGAATGCCTCCAGCCAGAACCGGTTCGACAGCACTCTCCAGACGGAGGTCGCCGACGAGCGGGCGACCCGGCCTGGCGCGGCGACGACCGACGACGAGACGGCCGGCCTGGAGCCGGCCGGGGGCCCCGTCTCGCCGAACCTGAGCCGCACCGACAGCGACTATGACACGGCCCTCACCGAGGCGTGGAAGCGGGACTCGCGCCCACCCGACAGCCCGCCGAGGGTCGTCCCGACCCCTCTCGACTTCGCCAAGTTGGAGGGCCGGACCCGCGACCTCCGGGAGACGCCCGTCATCTTCCGGGCCGACTCCGGCGACGCGAACGTAACCGCCGTCCATGCCATGCTCTCGACGCTCCTGCAGTTGCCGGCGGGGACGGTCGCCCCGCCGTTCGAGGTGGCCGAGCTACGGCTCGACCGCCCCGCCGAGGCGACGGCCGAGACCGACGAGCTGACCGCGCGCTATCGGGCGGTCTGGGGCCTGACCAACCCCGTTCCCCCGGGGGGGGCCCGCATCTGGCTGGTGGCGCTTGACGAAGACGGCACGCGCCAGGCACTCATCCTGCGGCGTCGCGAGTCGGAGGTCGTGGAGGTGACGCCCATCGAAGAGGTTGAGGAGCAGGGGGGCCGGCTCTCGTCCGGGCTCATCCTGGCCGAACTCCTCGAGTTGCTGGGCGATGGCCGGCTGAGCGGAGGCGTGGACTTCCAGCCAGACGACTCGGTTCCCCGCGTGCCGGGAGAGCTGGACGAACCTTACCGGATCGCCCCCTACCTGCGGCTGGTCCTCGAGTTCGCCGAGTTCCCCGACACGGACGAGAGGCTCCGGGTCGCCGACCCGGTCCCCCTGTTGATCAAACTCCAGGAGGACAGCGGCGCCCCCGTGCCGATGACCCTGGGCGGCGACGGCGACCGGCGCCTCGTGTCGGTCCTGGGCCCCCGGGGCCAGCTGTCGGCCCCGCCGGAGTACGACATCTTCCCCGGCCCGGTCTATCAATCGGCCCAGCAGATCGGCCTGACCTGGCGATTCCTGCGCGAGGACGCGGCCGACGTCCGCCGGACCGTGACCGACGACGGAGACGGAGACGGAGACGGAGACGGCGACGACGCCTTCCTGCCGTACCAGGAGCTGGAGAAGTTCGTCGTCACGCGGACCAACCTCAGCCGCCCGGCCGATCGGCCGCGCGCGGTGGAGATCCTCCCGGTCTGGCTGGTCGCCGGCAGTAACGGCGAGACCCTGGTTAAGCCGCAGCTGCAGTTCGTCGACGACGACCTCCGAGGCGTGCAGGAGAACGACCTCCTGCAATACCGGGTTGAGGCCCGGGCGACCGACCGGTTGCTGACCTCGTTCCTCCTGAACGTCCAGAGGCGGACGTTGGCCCCGCTGGAGTCGGTCGGCCAGGCGCTGGCTCTGCACTGGATCGACAGCGAGCCGCCGCACCGTAAGGGGCGGGTCGAGATCGTCGTCGCGGCCGTCCCCGCGCGCACGCAGGCCGAGACCGAGCGGCCCGACTTCCTCAAAGACCAGCTTCGGGTCCTGTACCGCCGCGTGCCGGCCACGACCGTCGGGGCCTACGGCTTCGAGACCCGCCCCCCGGTCCAGACGCGGCTGGTGCGGGGCGTCCCCTCGCGGGCCGCCGACGACGCCTTCCCCGACGTCCGGTTCGCCGAATCGGAGTCGACGCGCACGGTCCCCTGGGCGGAAGTCCAGGCCCTCTCGGACGGGTTCGCTCTGACCTGGGAGCCGGTGCGGATTCGACGTCGCGACCCCCGCTCGGGCGACTTCCCGGAAGTCACCGCCGGATACCGCGTATTCCTCGACGAGGAGGCCCTGCGGGCCGCGCTCGGGGAGGTCCCCGGCGAGGCGCTCGAGCTGTACGTCGGCCGCGAAGTCCCCGCCACCCGCATCAGCCCGCTCCAGCGTTCGCCTCTGACCCGCTGCCGGCACGCCGTGACCCCCCTGAACAGGGAGACCCCGAACGTCCCTGACACCGAACGCGATGCCCAGTTCGTCCTCGAAGCCAATCGGGGCAACCCGGTGGAGGCCCTGGAATGGCTCCCCGCGGAGGAGCGGGCGCGCGAGTTCTTGCCTGCGACCGCCATCCGCGCCGTCGCCGAGTACCCGGCCCTGCCGGACGACGACGCGGAGGAGGCGGACGCGCCCCGCGTCGCGGTCGAATGGGCCCACGACGCCCGTCGCCGCGGCCGCGCCACCGAGGCCGACGACCTCGCGTTCGACCCGGTCATCGGCTATCGCATCCACCGAGTCGACCACCACGATCCGGCCTTGCTCGTCGGCATGGTCCCTGAGGCCGATGCCGATTTCCCGGCCCCGGCACGTGCCGTATCGGTCGTGCCCGAGGCTTATTACCGCTCCCAGCCGGATACTGTCGCGGTGATCGGCCTCCGGACGTTCGAACCGTCCGCGGAACTCGCTCCGGGCGCGCCCACGAGGCCGGCGGAGCTCGATGAGCTGGTGACCCGCCTCACCGGCGACGGAGTCGGCGCGGCCCCCCCCATCCCGCTGACGCCCCGGGCGGACTGGGTCGCCATGCCCTCTCCCGGTTGGGTCGACCCGACGCTCCGCGCGGACACCCCGCCCGCCTCGCAGGCCCTGGGCGACGCCTTCGCAGGCGGCCCGCGCGAGTCCAACCTCGGCCCGGTCTGGTTGCACAAGGCCCTGCGGTTGGGGACCGAGATCCTGCGAGACTCGCTGTCTCAGAGGCTCGGAGACGCTGTCGAGGTCGAGCTGAGATTCACCCGGCCGCTGCCCGACTGGTCGCTCATCCCCCGCGAAGGAAACCCGGCCGCCCGGGCTCGCCTCGATTCACTCGTCGCCGACCTTGGGACCGAGGTCGATCCCTACGGCTGGCTCACCGCCGAGGCCCTGGGCCGCTCGTGCGAGTGCCGCTTCCGCACCCCGGACGACGACCGGCCCGTCCGCGCCGAGCAGGCCATGGCCGCCTTCGCGTCCGAGGCCGACCGAGATATCGATCTCGCGGTCGTCGGCGGCGCGGCGGTAACCGCGCCGCTTCGGGCGGTCCTCCGGGTAGTGAGCTTCGTCGGGGAGGACGAGCGAACCCCCCTGGACGTGCTTCGCCTGGTGGTCCGCCAGCCGATCGCCCTCACGGATCCTTCGGTCTCGCTCGGTCTGGCGCGGCAGCTCCGCCTCGTCGATCACGACGCCGACGTCGCCGGAACGGCGCTCGACTCCATCCCGGCGGACGACCTGACGCGCTTCCGCGACGAGGTGAATCGGCGGCTGGGGCTGTTGGGGACGGCCCCCGCGGTGGTCCTGCGTCGCGAGACGCGGGGCGACCTCGCTCGGGGAGGCCCCCAACCCGTCGGACGACCCGCCGACGCGGCCGACGCCAACCCAGCCGGCCCCGCCTCCGGGACGATCACCCTGCCGATCGACGCACAGGGCCGCATCCGGCTCGACCTGAGCGTCCCCGACACCTGGGCCCACCTTTATCGGATCGCCGTCGAGCCGGTGCGGCGCTATGACCAGGTCCGCGCCATGCTCGGTCTCGCCGCCCACCCCGCGGACCCGACCGACGAGCCGCTGCGCCCAGAGACGATCCCGGCGGAAAGCTGGACGGAAGTGCCGATCGACCGTACCCGCGAGTTGGTCGCCCACAACATCATCGCCACGCCTCTGCCCGGCTCCGTCCAGGCGCTGGTGTTCCGCCACCCCGCGGCCTTCGCCAGCACGGCCAACGCCGCCTCCAAAGCCTACGGCCAGTATTCCTCGCAGGTGGTCGTGTTCGAGAGGCGCATCGAACCCGCGCTGGCGACTCGCCTGGACCTCTTCGCCGCTCAGATCCCGGCCCGCGTCGAGACGGGTTTCTCATGGGACGCTTACCGCGCCTGGCTCCGGGCGAACGACCTCGACCATGCGTCGGACGATCCCGCCCACGACCCGGACGGCCCCGTCTTCGTCGCGCGCCCCGGCGAGGCACTGGAGGACCTACTTCTGAAGCCGGTCGCCGGCACCGAGGTCGGCATCTATGGGGCCGACCGCTACGTCGCGCCCGACCTGCCGGGCTATTACGAGTACCGCGCCGCGGCGTCGAGCACCGCCGGCCGGCGCCGCAGCCCGCCGGCGCGCACCGGCTGGGTCGCGCCGCTCTACGACGAGCTGCGCCAGAGGCCGAAGACCGTGGGGGCGAGGGCGTCGTACGAACTCGCCAACCCCTCGACGTTCTCAATCGAACTGCTGCTGATCCACCCGCTCTTCCACATGCGCGAGGCGCTGCGAAGGCTCTGGGTCGGGGCCGATGCGCGGGTCTCCGTCGATGCCGAGGGCGTGCCGCTGGGACTCCTGCCCGACCTCGCCCTGAGCTACCAGGTCTTCGTGTGGGAGAACTTCAACCCCAAGGACGACCCGGCCGACGCTCCGGCGCCTGTGTACGTCCCTCTCGCGCGGGTGCTCCCGCCGACGCTCACCAACGCCCTCTGGTTCCAGTCGGAGTCGCAGTTCCCCGGCCTGACGATCGCGGCCGACGCCGGGGGCTTTACTCCGACGCTCCAGCCGGACGCCGGCGATGCGGCGCACGTCGGCGAGCTGAGGCTCCGCCTGGAATTCCGCCGTTCGGGGCCCGCCTCGGAGGGATTGCTCGCGATGCTCCGCGACGCCGCCCTCCGGAAGCCGCCGGTCGACTTCGCTACCCTGTTCCCGATCAACGTCGAGCGCAACGGCGTCCGCTCGGATCTCGTCCCACCACCCCCGTCCGCGTCCTAA